The proteins below are encoded in one region of Myxococcales bacterium:
- a CDS encoding M18 family aminopeptidase, whose translation MSSEDLLNFIDHSPTPFHAVASLEQRLSLKGFRELKPDSDWRIASGDKVYVIQGGSSIIVADFGKGALSEHGFRIVTSHTDSPNLRLRPNPDLSSNGYYQLRTEVYGGVLLSTWLDRDLSIAGRVFFTHEGLTQSVLVQFPKPLFRIPNLAIHLNRAVNTDGLKINPQLHLMPIGKTTAQGANGGLRELLCEHLKTKFPALTREDILSWDLSLYDTQSSAVGGLDCEFVFAPRMDNLWSCFSATQALEKSSGQHASTAVLAFFDHEECGSQSAQGLILCFLRHTLKRFISALGETNQAWEKTLSRSIAISADMAHAVHPNYSDRHEPGHLPLLGGGPVLKTHHNQSYATDGRGAALFAELCKAAGCSAQHFVSRGDMPCGSTVGPITAAQLGVMTLDVGSPLLAMHSIREMACIHDLASSTALFQAFFSYELLAQAAG comes from the coding sequence ATGTCATCTGAGGATTTACTTAATTTTATCGATCACAGCCCAACGCCCTTTCATGCGGTCGCTTCGCTCGAACAACGCCTGAGCTTGAAAGGCTTCCGTGAACTTAAACCAGATAGCGATTGGCGCATTGCATCTGGCGATAAAGTGTATGTCATCCAAGGTGGTAGCAGCATTATCGTGGCTGATTTTGGCAAAGGCGCTCTCTCGGAGCACGGGTTTCGGATCGTCACCTCCCATACGGACTCGCCAAACCTTCGACTCCGACCGAACCCGGATCTAAGCAGCAACGGCTACTACCAGCTGCGAACCGAAGTGTATGGTGGGGTGTTGCTGAGCACTTGGCTGGATCGGGATTTATCCATCGCTGGACGTGTTTTCTTCACGCACGAAGGATTAACGCAGAGCGTGTTGGTGCAATTCCCCAAGCCTTTGTTTCGGATACCGAATCTCGCCATTCATCTAAACCGAGCCGTGAACACCGACGGACTTAAGATCAACCCGCAGCTTCATTTGATGCCCATTGGAAAAACAACTGCTCAAGGAGCGAATGGTGGTCTACGGGAACTCTTATGTGAACATCTCAAAACAAAATTTCCTGCGCTGACTAGAGAAGATATCCTGAGTTGGGATTTGTCCTTGTACGATACGCAAAGCTCAGCCGTTGGGGGACTCGATTGTGAGTTCGTGTTCGCTCCGAGGATGGATAACCTTTGGTCGTGTTTTTCAGCCACGCAGGCCCTTGAGAAGTCGTCTGGCCAGCATGCCAGTACGGCCGTGTTGGCTTTTTTCGATCACGAAGAGTGCGGTTCACAAAGTGCTCAGGGGCTCATTCTGTGTTTTTTAAGGCATACGTTGAAACGCTTTATCTCTGCCTTGGGCGAAACAAACCAAGCCTGGGAAAAAACCCTTTCACGAAGTATTGCTATCTCGGCGGACATGGCTCACGCAGTGCACCCCAACTACAGCGATCGGCACGAGCCGGGACATCTGCCTCTTTTGGGAGGAGGCCCCGTGCTCAAAACCCATCACAACCAGTCCTACGCGACTGATGGCAGAGGCGCTGCATTGTTTGCTGAGCTTTGCAAAGCGGCAGGATGCTCAGCGCAACATTTTGTGAGTCGGGGCGACATGCCTTGTGGAAGCACGGTGGGGCCAATTACGGCCGCTCAGCTTGGCGTGATGACCCTTGACGTTGGCAGTCCTTTGCTCGCGATGCATTCCATCCGAGAAATGGCTTGTATCCATGATTTAGCGAGCTCCACGGCTTTGTTTCAGGCGTTTTTTAGCTATGAGTTGCTTGCGCAAGCTGCAGGATAA
- a CDS encoding nucleotide sugar dehydrogenase, which translates to MSIQELIKKREATVGIVGLGYVGLPLARTFFRAGLKVMGFDVDEQKIVQLAEGKNYLKHLGADFTKEMAASERFSATGDFSKLKQCDAIILCVPTPLNRTLNPDLSFVEDTTEIISKHLRAGQLVVLESTTYPGTTREVMLPILEKSGLKVNKDFYLAYSPEREDPGRVDANTKTIPKLVGGLDSTSGELARALYATAIDTVVLTSSAEIAESAKLLENIYRSVNIALVNEMKVILGALGIDVWEVIDAAATKPFGFQAFYPGPGLGGHCIPIDPFYLSYKAREAGQITRFIELAGEINRAMPKYVVDKLVLALNDKGKAVSRSRVLVLGLAYKPNVDDARESPSFELVEHIEELGAEVDYHDPHIPVPPKTREHTFSKPSIELSEATLGSYDAVVIATHHDAYDWNWIAKHAQLIVDTRGVMRSIKSTGADLVSA; encoded by the coding sequence ATGAGCATTCAAGAATTGATTAAAAAACGCGAAGCTACTGTTGGTATCGTTGGCTTAGGCTACGTGGGATTGCCGCTTGCAAGAACGTTTTTTCGAGCAGGCCTCAAGGTGATGGGCTTCGATGTGGACGAACAAAAAATTGTTCAACTCGCCGAAGGCAAGAACTACCTTAAGCATTTGGGTGCCGATTTCACAAAAGAGATGGCCGCATCGGAGCGTTTTTCTGCGACCGGTGATTTTTCCAAACTCAAGCAGTGCGACGCTATTATTTTGTGTGTTCCAACCCCGCTGAACCGAACACTTAATCCGGATTTAAGTTTTGTTGAAGACACCACCGAGATCATTTCCAAGCATCTTCGGGCGGGACAGTTGGTGGTGCTTGAATCGACTACCTACCCTGGCACCACACGGGAGGTGATGCTGCCTATTTTGGAGAAAAGCGGCCTCAAGGTAAACAAGGATTTTTACCTGGCCTATTCTCCGGAACGCGAAGATCCGGGACGCGTGGATGCCAACACAAAAACGATTCCCAAGCTCGTGGGAGGACTTGATTCAACAAGTGGCGAGCTGGCGCGTGCGCTTTATGCAACGGCTATTGATACGGTGGTGCTCACCTCCTCCGCTGAAATCGCCGAATCCGCAAAACTGCTTGAAAACATCTACCGTTCAGTAAACATTGCGTTGGTCAACGAGATGAAAGTGATTCTCGGGGCTTTGGGCATCGATGTCTGGGAAGTCATTGATGCGGCCGCAACGAAGCCTTTTGGCTTTCAAGCCTTCTATCCTGGCCCCGGCCTCGGTGGTCACTGCATCCCCATTGATCCTTTTTATCTCTCGTACAAGGCTCGTGAGGCAGGCCAAATCACGCGTTTTATTGAGCTGGCTGGGGAAATAAACCGCGCGATGCCGAAGTATGTTGTGGACAAGCTCGTCCTTGCTCTGAACGACAAAGGCAAAGCCGTATCGCGCTCACGCGTGCTTGTTCTCGGGCTTGCTTACAAGCCCAATGTCGATGATGCACGTGAAAGTCCTAGTTTTGAGCTTGTTGAGCATATTGAAGAGCTTGGGGCAGAAGTTGACTACCACGATCCTCATATCCCTGTGCCTCCCAAAACTCGCGAGCATACTTTTAGCAAGCCGAGTATTGAATTGAGCGAGGCGACCTTGGGCAGCTACGATGCTGTGGTGATTGCGACGCATCATGACGCATACGATTGGAATTGGATTGCCAAGCACGCGCAATTGATTGTGGATACCCGAGGCGTGATGCGGTCTATCAAATCAACCGGAGCGGACTTGGTTTCTGCTTAA
- a CDS encoding undecaprenyl/decaprenyl-phosphate alpha-N-acetylglucosaminyl 1-phosphate transferase, whose amino-acid sequence MLSSLTAFLISVLCAALFTPLVRIFAHRVGAVDTPGGRRVNERAIPRMGGLAVAAAFFVPFIALFLLDTGVARVFFAEPSHAAGLVFGGLLVCGLGALDDLRGVRAWHKLAVQIAAALVAFYCGYRIDAVNLPGMGILQMGIFAAPVTVLWIVAIINALNLIDGLDGLAAGIAFFACVTNFVVAVIGHNDLVMLLAASLGGAVLGFLVYNFNPASIFMGDSGSMFLGYVLATMSLLGSAIKSSTTVAILVPLVALGVPIMDTLLAMARRFLERRPIFSPDRGHIHHRLLELGLTHRRAVLILYGFSVVFTVGAITLALGRNWQVGGAIIVLSIVFVGLIRLAGNLDFSRLLGVPKFNEQSGHSLPQAVLDYVEELMHASSSEEIHRVLHHAKEQLSLDNLRKTAARTSVIPVQSPERTFALALLDALSAKRLQALDVSGTKQRKTLGTTH is encoded by the coding sequence ATGCTTAGTTCGCTCACAGCCTTTCTTATTTCTGTCCTTTGCGCCGCGTTATTTACCCCTTTGGTGCGCATCTTCGCTCACCGTGTTGGCGCGGTCGATACGCCAGGCGGACGGCGAGTCAACGAACGAGCCATCCCGCGCATGGGCGGGCTTGCCGTAGCCGCAGCGTTTTTCGTACCCTTTATTGCGCTTTTTTTGCTCGACACCGGCGTAGCACGCGTGTTTTTCGCAGAACCATCCCATGCAGCCGGTCTGGTTTTTGGAGGCCTATTGGTTTGCGGCTTAGGGGCCCTCGATGACCTTCGAGGCGTGCGCGCATGGCATAAACTGGCCGTACAAATCGCTGCTGCTCTGGTGGCCTTTTATTGTGGTTATCGCATCGACGCGGTGAACTTACCGGGCATGGGCATCCTGCAGATGGGTATCTTTGCCGCACCAGTGACCGTCCTTTGGATTGTCGCGATTATCAACGCCTTGAACTTGATCGACGGGCTCGATGGACTTGCTGCGGGGATTGCTTTTTTCGCATGCGTAACCAATTTCGTTGTGGCAGTGATTGGCCACAACGATCTTGTGATGCTGCTCGCTGCAAGCCTCGGCGGAGCAGTGCTTGGTTTTTTGGTCTACAATTTTAATCCGGCCAGTATTTTCATGGGTGATTCGGGCAGCATGTTTTTGGGCTACGTGCTTGCCACCATGTCCTTGCTTGGCAGCGCCATCAAAAGTTCCACCACGGTCGCGATTCTCGTGCCGCTGGTTGCTCTCGGCGTACCGATCATGGATACGCTCCTCGCCATGGCCAGGCGTTTTTTGGAACGACGCCCCATCTTCTCTCCGGACCGTGGGCACATTCACCATCGATTGCTAGAGCTTGGTCTTACACATCGCAGGGCTGTTTTGATTCTCTACGGCTTTTCGGTCGTCTTTACCGTTGGAGCTATTACGCTTGCGCTGGGTCGCAACTGGCAAGTTGGCGGCGCCATCATTGTGCTCAGCATTGTCTTTGTGGGCCTAATTCGGCTTGCGGGAAACCTCGACTTTTCTCGCTTGTTGGGTGTCCCGAAGTTTAACGAGCAAAGCGGTCATTCCTTGCCCCAAGCTGTACTAGACTATGTGGAAGAACTCATGCACGCCTCGAGCTCTGAGGAGATTCACAGAGTCCTACACCATGCAAAAGAACAGCTTAGCTTGGATAATCTGCGCAAGACAGCAGCGCGCACGAGCGTCATCCCGGTTCAATCGCCAGAACGCACCTTCGCCTTGGCTCTTCTTGATGCGCTAAGCGCGAAACGACTGCAGGCGCTTGATGTTTCAGGCACCAAACAGCGCAAAACGCTGGGAACAACCCATTAA
- a CDS encoding glycosyltransferase family 4 protein produces the protein MRLLVLHQHYWPETAATAQLLTDLCEDLFRSGIEVDVLSAQPSYHTGQKQPALENYECRNGVHIHRTWSYTPNRRSIPQRLLNYGTFFGSSLLDALLDRQPDVVLVLSTPPLLLGVSGTLLKALKGVPFVYSVQDIYPDIAKDLGVLSDGFAYRAINTVSTALYKQADCLVTLSEGMAKRLETKGIERDRIKVIANWADTDQVVPLERNTPLRRELQIDDRFCLLYAGNLGLSQGLDLVLEAAALLADLPVQFILAGAGNATEGLIAKAEGLQLTNLRFVPPQPRDRLAELLAIGDIGLVPMRNGVSSDLVPSKLYGIMAAGRPVLACVETHSEVAKVIENHACGLVTEPENPIKLAKIIRQTWQDQDKQRLLGHNARQAAVEYFSRSVCTKQYERLIGQVANKHA, from the coding sequence ATGCGCTTACTCGTGTTACATCAGCATTATTGGCCAGAAACGGCTGCAACAGCGCAGTTGCTCACCGATCTGTGTGAAGACTTATTTCGTTCTGGCATCGAAGTCGACGTCCTGAGCGCGCAACCTTCCTATCATACCGGGCAAAAGCAACCCGCACTTGAAAATTACGAGTGTCGTAATGGCGTTCACATTCATCGAACATGGTCTTACACGCCAAATCGCCGCAGCATTCCGCAGCGTTTGTTGAACTACGGAACTTTCTTCGGGAGCTCGCTGCTTGATGCTTTGCTCGACAGACAACCTGATGTCGTGCTCGTGCTCTCAACGCCCCCACTCTTGCTTGGGGTATCTGGAACCCTGCTCAAAGCGCTCAAAGGCGTGCCTTTTGTTTACTCGGTTCAGGACATCTATCCAGACATTGCGAAGGATCTCGGAGTGCTGTCCGACGGCTTTGCCTACCGAGCCATCAATACGGTTTCCACCGCGCTTTATAAACAAGCAGATTGTTTGGTTACTTTGTCCGAGGGAATGGCGAAGCGGCTTGAGACCAAAGGAATTGAGCGCGACCGAATTAAAGTCATTGCCAACTGGGCCGATACCGATCAAGTTGTTCCACTCGAACGAAACACGCCGCTTCGAAGAGAACTGCAAATCGATGATCGCTTTTGTTTGCTCTACGCTGGCAACCTTGGCCTTTCACAAGGCTTAGACCTTGTGCTCGAAGCTGCAGCCTTGCTTGCAGACCTTCCAGTACAATTTATCCTGGCTGGCGCGGGCAATGCTACCGAAGGTCTTATCGCTAAAGCCGAAGGGCTGCAGCTAACAAATCTTCGCTTTGTTCCCCCTCAGCCACGGGACCGGCTCGCTGAACTCTTGGCAATTGGTGACATAGGCCTTGTCCCAATGCGCAACGGCGTGAGCAGCGATCTCGTTCCTTCCAAGCTCTATGGGATCATGGCAGCGGGCAGACCCGTCCTTGCTTGTGTCGAAACGCACAGTGAGGTTGCTAAAGTCATCGAGAACCACGCGTGCGGCCTCGTAACAGAGCCTGAAAACCCCATAAAATTGGCTAAAATTATTCGACAAACATGGCAGGACCAAGACAAACAGCGTCTTTTAGGGCATAATGCGCGGCAGGCCGCCGTAGAGTATTTTAGTCGCTCGGTATGCACCAAACAGTACGAACGGCTCATCGGCCAGGTCGCCAACAAACATGCTTAG
- the gmd gene encoding GDP-mannose 4,6-dehydratase yields the protein MTDPSSKKRALVTGITGQDGSYLAELLLEKGYEVHGIIRRSSSFNTERIDHLYRDPHSPEARLFLHYGDLADGSALSRVLREVDPHEVYNLGAQSHVRVSFDVPEYTGEVTGLGTVRLLETIRELGLRPKFYQASSSELYGKVVETPQKETTPFHPRSPYAAAKAYSFYITQNYRESYDLFAVNGILFNHESPRRGETFVTRKITRALGRIKVGLQKKLFLGNLDAKRDWGFAGDYVEAMWRMLQVDEPDDYVVATGETHSVKEFLELAASIAEVDLKEKVEIDPKYFRPAEVDLLLGDASKARQKLGWQPKVGFEELVRMMIESDIELARREKRALG from the coding sequence ATGACGGATCCATCATCAAAAAAACGCGCACTTGTAACGGGTATCACGGGCCAAGACGGCAGCTATCTTGCCGAACTCTTGCTGGAAAAAGGCTATGAAGTTCACGGTATTATACGGCGATCTTCAAGCTTTAACACTGAACGCATCGACCATCTCTATCGTGATCCCCACAGCCCAGAAGCGCGTCTGTTTTTGCACTATGGCGACTTAGCCGACGGCTCGGCGCTAAGCCGCGTGCTTCGCGAAGTGGACCCGCATGAGGTCTATAACCTGGGCGCTCAAAGCCATGTTCGGGTCAGTTTTGATGTCCCAGAATACACAGGGGAGGTCACAGGCCTCGGCACGGTGCGCTTGCTTGAAACCATCCGTGAACTCGGCCTTCGCCCCAAGTTTTATCAAGCTTCATCGTCTGAGCTCTACGGCAAGGTTGTTGAGACACCTCAAAAAGAGACTACGCCTTTTCATCCGCGCAGCCCTTATGCCGCGGCCAAAGCCTATTCGTTTTATATCACTCAAAACTACCGAGAGTCCTACGACTTGTTTGCCGTCAACGGCATCCTGTTCAACCACGAAAGCCCGCGACGCGGCGAGACCTTTGTCACACGTAAAATCACCCGGGCATTGGGACGCATCAAAGTGGGTTTGCAAAAAAAGCTTTTCCTAGGCAACCTCGATGCTAAGCGCGACTGGGGTTTCGCTGGAGACTATGTTGAGGCCATGTGGCGAATGCTTCAAGTCGATGAGCCCGACGACTACGTAGTCGCTACGGGCGAGACCCACAGCGTCAAAGAGTTCTTGGAACTTGCGGCATCGATCGCGGAAGTTGATCTGAAAGAGAAAGTGGAAATCGATCCGAAATATTTTAGGCCGGCGGAAGTTGATTTGCTTCTTGGGGACGCTTCAAAAGCACGGCAAAAGCTCGGATGGCAACCTAAAGTAGGCTTCGAAGAGCTCGTGCGCATGATGATTGAGTCTGACATCGAGCTTGCTCGCCGAGAAAAACGAGCTTTGGGTTAA
- a CDS encoding GDP-L-fucose synthase, whose protein sequence is MQENFFKNKRITVTGGKGFLGSFVCDALKRAGASQISAPSSQDVDLVDSNATEAFLNREKPDLIFHLAARVGGIGANQKNPGKYFYENMQMGMNVFEAARKYGVQKTVFVGTICSYPKFAPIPFKEADLWNGYPEETNAPYGVAKKALMTMASAYKQQYGTTIISLMPVNLYGPRDNFDLESSHVIPAMIRKCIDAVGSGADEVVLWGDGSPTREFLYVEDCVEGLLRAAALYDSPDPVNLGAGFEIKMKDLVELIADLTGFKGKLHWDSSRPNGQPRRMLDTTKAHELFDFKAQTSLKEGLRKTITWYQDNKKAL, encoded by the coding sequence ATGCAGGAAAACTTTTTCAAAAACAAGCGAATCACAGTAACAGGCGGCAAGGGCTTTTTGGGCTCCTTTGTTTGCGACGCGCTAAAAAGGGCAGGGGCCTCACAAATTAGCGCACCGAGCAGCCAGGACGTGGATTTGGTGGATTCAAACGCCACGGAGGCTTTCCTGAACAGAGAGAAACCCGACCTCATTTTCCACCTTGCGGCGCGGGTAGGCGGCATTGGGGCAAATCAAAAGAACCCGGGCAAGTATTTTTATGAGAACATGCAGATGGGCATGAACGTGTTTGAAGCAGCGCGTAAGTATGGCGTTCAAAAAACGGTGTTCGTTGGAACGATTTGCTCTTACCCTAAGTTTGCACCGATACCCTTCAAGGAAGCCGACTTGTGGAACGGTTATCCGGAGGAAACCAATGCTCCGTACGGTGTTGCTAAAAAGGCTTTGATGACGATGGCCTCTGCATACAAGCAGCAATACGGAACCACCATCATTTCACTAATGCCGGTTAACTTGTATGGGCCACGCGACAACTTTGATCTGGAATCGAGCCACGTCATTCCCGCCATGATTCGCAAATGCATCGACGCTGTTGGTTCCGGAGCGGACGAAGTAGTGTTGTGGGGTGACGGTAGCCCGACCCGAGAGTTCCTTTACGTCGAGGATTGTGTGGAGGGGCTGTTGCGAGCCGCTGCCTTGTACGATTCGCCGGATCCGGTAAATCTTGGGGCTGGATTTGAAATCAAAATGAAAGATCTTGTTGAACTCATCGCCGATCTCACGGGTTTTAAAGGCAAGCTCCACTGGGATAGTTCTCGGCCAAATGGACAGCCTAGGCGCATGTTGGACACCACGAAGGCTCATGAACTTTTTGATTTTAAGGCCCAAACCTCTCTAAAAGAGGGTTTGCGAAAAACGATCACGTGGTATCAAGACAACAAGAAAGCACTGTGA
- a CDS encoding alpha-1,2-fucosyltransferase: MKKRTYAYAQFSPLDFAFFRIQGSGLGNLLLPWARYVLYTKQPGIQGIAPTWAQFKPGPYLRNEKDKRGYVGLFRARKNELTGLRKALVLLSKKRRNENYLSELTVRSDELVVFSGLGRYFQPLHEHHAFIRSSLLEIVKAKPQHPDWLTQAIAVHVRLGDFQQAGTSAFNTRLPLAWYIENVRKLRELLGQDTPLAIFSDGSDAELKDLLSLRHAERMDFGSAMADLLALSQARVLVASNSTFSAWASFLGRMPSLWHGTGYIKDVYPQGTGSELCIEAGSAIELDSLERLVLGADSCGS; encoded by the coding sequence ATGAAAAAAAGAACTTACGCTTACGCTCAATTTAGCCCTTTGGATTTCGCTTTCTTCAGGATCCAGGGTTCAGGGTTAGGCAATCTGCTGCTCCCTTGGGCCAGGTATGTTTTATACACTAAACAGCCAGGAATTCAGGGCATCGCACCAACGTGGGCTCAGTTTAAGCCGGGCCCCTACCTGCGGAACGAAAAAGATAAGCGTGGCTATGTTGGGCTATTTCGAGCTCGCAAGAACGAGCTCACTGGACTTCGAAAAGCGTTGGTGCTGCTAAGTAAAAAGCGACGCAACGAAAATTATTTATCAGAGCTCACGGTTCGTTCTGATGAGCTCGTCGTCTTTTCGGGACTCGGAAGGTACTTTCAGCCTTTGCATGAGCACCATGCTTTTATTCGGTCAAGTCTTTTAGAGATAGTCAAAGCGAAACCTCAGCACCCCGATTGGTTGACTCAAGCCATCGCTGTTCATGTACGACTCGGCGATTTTCAACAAGCCGGAACTTCGGCGTTCAATACGCGTTTGCCCCTGGCCTGGTACATTGAGAATGTACGGAAGCTTCGCGAGCTTTTAGGACAAGATACTCCTCTTGCAATTTTTTCTGACGGATCGGACGCGGAGCTAAAAGACCTGCTGTCGCTTCGGCATGCTGAACGTATGGATTTTGGATCCGCGATGGCTGATTTGCTTGCGCTCAGTCAAGCACGCGTATTAGTTGCATCAAACTCGACATTTAGCGCGTGGGCTTCTTTTCTGGGTCGAATGCCCTCACTGTGGCATGGAACGGGTTATATCAAAGACGTTTATCCGCAAGGAACCGGTAGCGAGCTATGCATCGAAGCGGGCTCGGCAATTGAGCTCGATTCCCTTGAGCGCCTTGTGCTCGGCGCAGATTCCTGCGGCTCTTGA
- a CDS encoding FkbM family methyltransferase codes for MSDSHDLNDLAMYSFAHTILEKLSKSKQTSIGVFRYIWENPSNKGQRLYRLFLAMGWQMYKRTIARPFVVRLDNGQKFVVDPQSANSTGVIYTRIYEPQYIMFLREQLNQLSAGTIIDVGAHVGLFSLLLAHLCRDGIAFEPASDNFRFLERNLELNRLSSFHAVEAAVSDEGGEKVFEITGSFSGTNRMKDQAFSRDHAVHNTVTVKSLTLDDYVSTTPLSSPLRFVKIDTEGHEIQVLKGAVELLRSSPEAIALVENSDFAGINSFFTELDWRICTVDKQGNLVTAKEGVSQAYNLIACGPKHPLWTRLNSYTN; via the coding sequence TTGAGCGACAGTCATGACCTAAACGACCTTGCCATGTATAGCTTCGCACATACCATTCTTGAAAAGCTCAGCAAGAGCAAACAAACTAGCATTGGTGTTTTCCGGTACATTTGGGAAAACCCGTCAAACAAGGGACAACGGCTATATCGGCTTTTTTTGGCCATGGGCTGGCAGATGTACAAGCGCACTATTGCTCGCCCTTTTGTTGTTCGGTTGGATAACGGGCAAAAATTCGTGGTCGATCCACAGTCCGCAAATTCGACAGGGGTGATTTACACACGCATTTATGAACCTCAGTACATCATGTTCTTGCGTGAACAACTTAATCAGCTCTCCGCGGGTACCATCATCGACGTTGGCGCTCATGTCGGTCTGTTTTCCTTGTTGCTTGCCCACCTATGTAGAGACGGTATTGCTTTTGAACCGGCGAGCGATAACTTCCGTTTCCTGGAAAGAAACTTGGAACTCAACCGCCTGAGTTCATTTCATGCGGTTGAGGCTGCCGTTTCGGATGAAGGGGGAGAAAAGGTATTTGAGATTACAGGCAGCTTTAGCGGCACCAATAGAATGAAGGACCAGGCTTTTTCACGTGATCATGCCGTTCACAACACAGTTACCGTAAAATCACTTACCCTGGATGACTATGTTTCGACTACGCCGCTTAGCTCACCTCTTCGTTTTGTCAAAATCGACACCGAGGGGCACGAAATCCAGGTGCTAAAAGGCGCAGTTGAGCTGCTTCGTTCGAGCCCCGAGGCCATTGCGCTGGTAGAAAACTCGGACTTTGCTGGGATTAACAGCTTTTTTACGGAATTGGATTGGCGGATTTGCACTGTGGATAAGCAAGGGAATCTAGTAACGGCAAAAGAAGGTGTGAGCCAAGCATACAATCTGATTGCTTGCGGACCAAAGCATCCGTTGTGGACACGTTTGAATAGTTATACCAACTGA
- a CDS encoding glycosyltransferase — protein sequence MPRYTRPIQRPLIRKTSVHAEPHSAEEPRISIVVPSYQQGKFLERTLLSVIQQDYPNKELIVMDGGSTDESVDIIKRYEREIFY from the coding sequence ATGCCTCGCTATACCAGACCCATACAACGTCCATTGATTCGCAAGACATCGGTTCATGCTGAGCCGCACAGCGCGGAGGAGCCTAGGATTTCTATCGTTGTCCCTAGCTATCAGCAAGGAAAGTTTCTTGAGCGAACGCTGCTTAGTGTTATTCAACAGGACTACCCAAACAAAGAGCTCATCGTAATGGATGGTGGCTCTACGGATGAGAGTGTTGATATTATCAAGCGCTATGAGAGAGAGATTTTTTACTGA
- a CDS encoding glycosyltransferase, translating into MKSEKDSGQSNAINTGFTHATGEVFAYLNSDDLLIAPDTLTRVASFFRSYPDVGVLQGHTFVIDAQDRITGMAAAIPFSMRDRVIGIFGIPQQATFWRRDVYEAVGGFNEANPTCMDGEFYVRAALAKKSFACVDEVLAAFRVHSESISGSQRLGKVYREHLGRVANMTGEKNIGRFERMARNIRAKLIRAYAMARHHPAFVLRR; encoded by the coding sequence CTGAAAAGCGAAAAAGACAGCGGTCAATCGAACGCTATCAATACAGGGTTCACACACGCCACCGGTGAGGTGTTCGCTTATCTAAACAGCGATGATCTACTTATAGCTCCAGATACCCTGACGCGAGTAGCTAGTTTTTTTCGATCGTACCCCGATGTTGGCGTCTTGCAGGGACACACTTTTGTGATCGACGCACAAGACCGCATTACCGGCATGGCCGCAGCAATCCCTTTTAGTATGAGAGACCGAGTGATCGGTATTTTCGGCATTCCGCAACAAGCTACCTTTTGGCGGCGTGATGTCTATGAGGCGGTGGGCGGCTTTAACGAGGCTAACCCGACGTGCATGGATGGCGAGTTCTATGTGCGTGCTGCATTAGCGAAAAAAAGTTTTGCTTGTGTCGATGAGGTTTTGGCGGCGTTCCGAGTGCATTCAGAGTCGATTTCAGGTTCGCAGCGACTTGGGAAAGTATACCGGGAGCATCTGGGACGCGTTGCCAATATGACGGGCGAGAAAAACATCGGGCGATTTGAACGTATGGCAAGAAATATTCGGGCAAAACTAATTCGCGCGTACGCAATGGCGCGCCACCACCCAGCCTTCGTTTTGCGCCGCTAG